Genomic segment of Nostoc sp. TCL240-02:
GGAATTCCCTCCGATAGCGTAGCGTTAGCGAGTCTTCGAGCGTCTGATACCTTCCGACGAGTGTTTGAGTTCATTAACCCAGAAGAATTGAATCGTTGTTTTCTAAGATGGATAGAAACCCTGGTGACAAAGATGGGAGGAGAGATAATCCCCATAGATGGAAAGACAATTAGGGGTTCTTACGACCGCAATCAAGGGAAATCAGCACTGCACGTAATTAGTGCTTGGGCAAGCGAACAAAATTTGGTGTTGGCACAGATGAAAGTGGAAGATAAATCTAATGAAATTACTGCTATTCCCGCATTACTAGAATTACTAGATATCACAGGAGCTATCATCACCATTGATGCAATGGGGACACAAACAGAAATTGCCAAAAAGATTATTGATAAGAAAGCAGATTATGTTCTGGCACTTAAGGCTAATCACCCGACTCTCTACCGTCAGGTAGAACAATGGTTTGAACAAGCTTCTGCACAGGATTTTCAAGGTATTGATGTCAGTTATGAGCAACGCATTGAGAAAGGACATTATCGCACGGAAATCCGTCAAGTTTGGTCTGTTCCAGTTTCTGCCATTGGTGAACTTTACCAGCCCCGACTATGGGCAGGACTTCAAAGTGTGGTTATGGTTGTCCGAGTGCGTCGTCTTTGGAATCAAACTACTCGTGAAATTCAGTTTTATCTGACTTCTTTACATAGTGACGCTCAACTTTTAGGTCGAGCTATCCGAAAACATTGGGGTATTGAAAACCAGGCTCACTGGACACTTGATTGTACTTTTGCAGAAGATTCTTGCCGCATTCGCTCTTTCCATAGTCCGCGTAATTTTGCCCTTTTACGACGCATTGCTCTCAATGCCCTTAATCGCGAACATACTTACAAACGTAGTCTTCGTCAAAAAATGAAGCGCACGGCTATGGACAACGATTATATGATTCGCGTTCTCAGTTTTTGTTTTCTTGACTCTACATTAAATTCCTCTGAATCCTTCTGTCAAGCCTGATTGAGATGCTCTTACCCTGAACAACTATCCAGTTTAAAAAGGTAACAAAAGCTTAATTTACAAGCTTTCTTCCCTGCTGTCTGTTTGAAGTTCCCT
This window contains:
- a CDS encoding ISAs1 family transposase codes for the protein MSEGFEIKSADTLENSPHQRKPAEVADIVRIQQNLVEHFALIKDPRVERTKKHQLRDILVIAILAVIAGAQGWEDIENYGISKRQWLEEFLALPNGIPSDSVALASLRASDTFRRVFEFINPEELNRCFLRWIETLVTKMGGEIIPIDGKTIRGSYDRNQGKSALHVISAWASEQNLVLAQMKVEDKSNEITAIPALLELLDITGAIITIDAMGTQTEIAKKIIDKKADYVLALKANHPTLYRQVEQWFEQASAQDFQGIDVSYEQRIEKGHYRTEIRQVWSVPVSAIGELYQPRLWAGLQSVVMVVRVRRLWNQTTREIQFYLTSLHSDAQLLGRAIRKHWGIENQAHWTLDCTFAEDSCRIRSFHSPRNFALLRRIALNALNREHTYKRSLRQKMKRTAMDNDYMIRVLSFCFLDSTLNSSESFCQA